One window from the genome of Prosthecobacter sp. SYSU 5D2 encodes:
- a CDS encoding AraC family transcriptional regulator — MPSPEQLRDRFLRALAPESQFYRVLDHLPGISFFAKNARFQIVCANQHFVESLGFKSEAELIGKEDFDLFPARLAENFRRDDQEVLTTGEARLNLVELFFNPQGIPDWFITNKLPVRDRRGRVIGIMGTTQSYGHAVETVHPYRQIEHALAYIREHFRERITVEDLAALVHISTRQLHRKFVETFGVSPQAFIMKLRIQAACDALQQEDAQINLIAADLGFCDQSSFTHHFHRHIGITPLKYQRQFRLVRKTGE; from the coding sequence ATGCCCAGCCCCGAACAGCTCCGCGACCGTTTCCTGCGCGCTCTTGCGCCTGAGAGCCAGTTTTACCGGGTGCTGGACCACCTGCCGGGGATCTCCTTCTTTGCCAAAAACGCCCGTTTTCAGATTGTCTGCGCCAACCAGCACTTCGTTGAGAGCCTGGGGTTCAAGAGCGAGGCAGAGCTGATCGGCAAAGAGGACTTCGATCTCTTCCCTGCCCGGCTGGCGGAAAACTTCCGCCGGGATGACCAGGAGGTCCTGACCACCGGCGAGGCGCGGCTGAACTTGGTGGAGCTGTTTTTCAATCCGCAGGGTATTCCGGACTGGTTCATCACCAACAAGCTGCCTGTGAGGGACCGCCGGGGGCGCGTCATCGGCATCATGGGCACCACGCAGAGCTATGGCCACGCCGTGGAGACGGTGCATCCATACCGGCAGATCGAGCATGCGCTGGCGTATATCCGGGAGCACTTTCGGGAGCGAATCACGGTTGAGGACCTGGCCGCCCTGGTGCATATCTCCACGCGCCAGCTTCATCGCAAGTTTGTGGAGACCTTTGGTGTCAGTCCGCAGGCTTTCATCATGAAGCTGCGCATCCAGGCCGCCTGCGATGCGCTCCAGCAGGAGGACGCCCAGATCAACCTCATCGCTGCCGACCTCGGCTTCTGCGACCAAAGCAGCTTCACCCACCACTTCCACCGCCACATCGGCATCACGCCGCTGAAGTACCAGCGCCAGTTCCGACTCGTCAGAAAAACCGGAGAATGA
- a CDS encoding transglutaminase-like domain-containing protein, whose translation MSGLAKLDDLISLLDDESQVVQEAVQKELMSIRQDLPERLRLMDRQLTADEERHMGRLLEPARRAELEETWMRWRWLDHPTTQLEEGIAQISAYMHGWRTQTGELAKRLDDLAEEAFKDQGRMDARELSEWMFTVREGSVRFRGNSKDYYTPNNSNLLWVLETGLGNPISLCCLYRLLGKRFGLDIQGCNFPGHFLARVEHSDRTWLVDCFNRGRFMLSSDVARHHPAANPSIEDVVQTPASTDAILLRILRNLDEAFDRLNNVTYRQTMRSLAVKLMED comes from the coding sequence ATGTCCGGACTCGCCAAACTTGATGACCTCATCTCCCTGCTGGATGATGAATCCCAGGTGGTGCAGGAGGCAGTGCAGAAGGAGCTGATGAGCATCCGCCAGGATTTGCCGGAGCGGCTACGGCTGATGGACCGCCAGCTCACGGCGGATGAGGAGCGCCACATGGGCCGCCTGCTGGAGCCTGCGCGGCGCGCGGAGCTGGAGGAAACCTGGATGCGCTGGCGCTGGCTGGACCATCCGACCACCCAATTGGAGGAAGGCATTGCGCAAATCTCCGCCTACATGCATGGCTGGCGCACGCAGACAGGGGAACTGGCCAAACGCCTGGACGACCTGGCCGAGGAGGCCTTCAAGGACCAGGGGCGCATGGATGCGCGCGAGCTGAGCGAATGGATGTTTACCGTGCGCGAAGGCAGTGTGCGCTTCCGTGGCAACAGCAAGGACTATTACACGCCCAATAACAGCAACCTGCTGTGGGTGCTGGAGACGGGACTGGGTAATCCGATCAGCCTATGCTGCCTGTATCGTTTGTTAGGCAAGCGGTTTGGCCTGGACATCCAAGGCTGCAATTTTCCCGGACACTTTCTGGCACGGGTGGAGCATTCTGACCGCACCTGGCTGGTGGACTGTTTCAATCGCGGGCGCTTCATGCTCTCCAGCGATGTGGCCCGGCATCACCCGGCCGCGAATCCATCCATTGAGGATGTGGTGCAGACGCCGGCCAGCACGGATGCCATTCTGCTGCGCATCCTGCGCAACCTGGACGAGGCCTTCGACCGCCTGAACAACGTCACTTACCGGCAGACCATGCGGTCATTGGCGGTGAAACTGATGGAAGACTGA
- a CDS encoding family 16 glycoside hydrolase translates to MKLTSLLTLALLSFGLTAAQAQEGFRPLFNGKDLTGWDGNPELWSVEDGCITGKTNGPEHLSYNQFLIWRGGQVKNFELRIKAKVTGNNTGIQYRSKELPENGKWSVGGYQCDIHPAAPNNAMVYEEKGRGIICQNGQSVVIDQAGSKWLVAERDPVAVDVAQWNEYTVIAQGNHLIHKLNGQVTIDLVDHEEKAMALEGLLAFQIHRGPAMNVQIKEVMFKELPEGGVIPFAKTNIPNDAQKIEKPGPAAKKGPAKKGPAQDKAKGKGKEKAAGNAPAPAKGKGKAKAPAQARRPAAVGPAIGENKATPVERIKAAKDFKVELLYSVPGGEQGSWVALCNDDKGRIYASDQYGDLYRFSPPAAGQMLEQKDVQKVPVNIRAINGMVFAFGALYAGVNDYEQVAQSGLYRISDTDNDDQLDKVELLRAFDSKSDHGVHALMPTPDGKALYLITGNNAVLAEGPIDGTPSTSPVPKLWGDDHLLPRMPDGRGHNRHVLAPGGIVYRVSPDGKNFEIFASGFRNIYDGGVNSDGELFTYDADMEYDFNTPWYRPTRVNHVVSGGEYGWRNGAGKYPEFYPDNLPATVNIGPGSPTGTTFGYGAKFPAKYQRAYYIMDWSWGKLYAVHLTEDGSSYTGVKEDFITGAPLPLTDAIIHPKDGAMYFAIGGRRVQSGLYRVTYTGSEDTSPIDLTPKVSAERALRHQLEAFHGKQDPQAVATAWPHLNSKDRFIRSAARVAIEHQPLAEWEAKALSETDAGRQLEALLALARVTGVSPSQRPEGAAITINTAARDKMLAALLKLDFAALTPDQKLSHVRLAQIILTRFGNPDQATMDKLIAQLDPAFPSESFELNWLLCETLAYLQAPNTAAKGMALIAAADSQEPQMEFARSLRMLKTGWTPELRTAQLEWFLKAANYKGGSSFDKFIEFIRNDSLATFTEEEKTLHAELIAKKPERKSAIENVGAMLAGRTPTMWTLEELSAAAKTGLKNRDFDTGRKMFGAAACYACHRFGNAGGMNGPDLTGAGGRYSPHDLLDQIINPSKEINEQFAPIVVTLNSGEVHIGVVVNLSGDNVTLNTDLSDPNQRVGIDRKEVKSIETSKVSPMPPMLLAMLKKEEILDLLAYILSGGDKTNAMFKVQ, encoded by the coding sequence ATGAAACTGACCTCGTTACTCACCCTCGCACTCCTGTCCTTCGGGCTCACGGCCGCCCAGGCCCAGGAGGGCTTCCGTCCGTTGTTCAACGGCAAGGATCTCACCGGCTGGGATGGCAATCCAGAGCTGTGGAGTGTCGAGGACGGCTGCATCACGGGCAAAACGAACGGCCCGGAGCACCTGAGCTACAACCAGTTTCTCATCTGGCGCGGCGGTCAGGTCAAAAACTTCGAGCTGCGCATCAAGGCCAAGGTCACCGGCAATAACACCGGCATCCAGTACCGCAGCAAGGAGCTGCCGGAAAACGGCAAGTGGTCCGTCGGCGGTTACCAGTGCGACATCCATCCTGCCGCGCCGAACAACGCCATGGTGTATGAAGAAAAAGGCCGTGGCATCATCTGCCAGAACGGCCAGAGCGTGGTCATTGACCAGGCGGGCAGCAAGTGGCTCGTCGCCGAGCGCGACCCCGTCGCCGTGGATGTCGCCCAGTGGAATGAATACACCGTCATCGCCCAGGGAAACCACCTCATCCACAAGCTCAACGGCCAGGTCACCATTGACCTCGTGGACCATGAGGAAAAGGCCATGGCGCTGGAGGGCCTGCTGGCTTTCCAGATCCATCGCGGTCCGGCCATGAACGTCCAGATCAAGGAAGTGATGTTCAAGGAGCTGCCTGAGGGCGGCGTCATTCCCTTCGCCAAAACCAACATTCCGAACGACGCCCAGAAGATCGAAAAACCCGGTCCGGCCGCGAAAAAGGGACCTGCCAAAAAAGGCCCGGCGCAGGACAAGGCCAAAGGCAAAGGCAAAGAAAAGGCCGCAGGGAATGCACCTGCGCCTGCCAAGGGCAAAGGCAAGGCCAAAGCACCCGCCCAGGCTCGCCGCCCGGCAGCCGTCGGCCCGGCCATTGGTGAAAACAAGGCCACGCCGGTGGAGCGCATCAAGGCTGCGAAGGACTTCAAAGTCGAGCTTCTCTATTCCGTTCCCGGTGGCGAGCAGGGCTCCTGGGTGGCCCTTTGCAATGACGACAAGGGCCGCATCTACGCCAGCGACCAGTATGGCGATCTCTACCGCTTCTCCCCGCCTGCCGCAGGCCAGATGCTGGAGCAGAAAGACGTCCAGAAAGTGCCCGTCAACATCCGCGCCATCAACGGCATGGTCTTCGCTTTTGGTGCCCTCTATGCCGGTGTGAACGACTACGAACAGGTGGCCCAGAGCGGCCTCTACCGCATCTCCGATACCGATAACGACGACCAGCTCGACAAGGTGGAACTCCTCCGCGCTTTCGATTCCAAGAGCGACCACGGCGTGCATGCCCTCATGCCCACTCCCGATGGCAAGGCGCTGTATCTCATCACCGGAAACAACGCCGTCCTCGCCGAAGGCCCCATTGACGGCACTCCCTCCACCTCCCCTGTGCCGAAGCTCTGGGGCGATGACCACCTGCTTCCGCGCATGCCCGACGGTCGCGGCCACAACCGCCACGTTCTGGCCCCCGGCGGCATCGTTTACCGCGTCTCTCCTGATGGCAAAAACTTCGAGATCTTCGCCTCCGGCTTCCGCAACATCTATGACGGCGGCGTCAACAGCGACGGTGAACTCTTCACCTACGATGCCGACATGGAGTATGACTTCAATACGCCCTGGTACCGCCCAACCCGCGTGAACCACGTCGTCAGCGGTGGTGAATACGGCTGGCGCAACGGGGCAGGGAAGTATCCTGAATTTTATCCTGACAACCTGCCTGCCACCGTCAACATCGGCCCTGGTTCCCCCACCGGTACCACCTTTGGTTATGGGGCCAAATTCCCCGCCAAATACCAGCGCGCCTATTACATCATGGACTGGAGCTGGGGCAAGCTCTACGCCGTGCATCTCACCGAAGACGGCTCCTCCTATACCGGCGTCAAAGAGGACTTCATCACCGGAGCCCCGCTGCCTCTCACGGATGCCATCATCCATCCCAAAGACGGTGCCATGTACTTCGCCATCGGCGGCCGCCGCGTGCAGTCCGGCCTCTATCGCGTCACCTATACCGGCAGTGAGGATACCTCCCCCATTGACCTCACGCCGAAAGTCTCCGCCGAGCGTGCGCTGCGTCATCAGCTTGAAGCCTTCCATGGCAAGCAGGATCCGCAAGCCGTCGCCACCGCCTGGCCGCACCTGAATAGCAAAGACCGCTTCATCCGCAGCGCCGCCCGCGTCGCCATTGAGCATCAGCCGCTGGCTGAATGGGAGGCCAAAGCACTCAGCGAAACCGATGCCGGCCGCCAGCTCGAGGCCCTGCTCGCGCTCGCCCGCGTCACCGGTGTGAGCCCCAGCCAGCGCCCCGAAGGTGCCGCCATCACCATCAATACCGCCGCCCGCGACAAGATGCTCGCCGCCCTGTTGAAGCTGGACTTCGCCGCTCTCACGCCGGACCAAAAGCTCAGCCACGTTCGCCTCGCCCAGATCATCCTTACTCGTTTTGGCAATCCTGACCAGGCCACGATGGACAAGCTCATCGCCCAGCTTGACCCTGCCTTCCCCTCGGAAAGCTTCGAGCTGAACTGGCTCCTTTGCGAGACCCTGGCCTATTTGCAGGCCCCGAACACCGCCGCCAAAGGCATGGCCCTCATCGCCGCCGCCGACAGCCAGGAACCGCAGATGGAATTCGCCCGCAGCCTCCGCATGCTCAAAACTGGCTGGACTCCTGAGCTGCGCACCGCCCAGCTCGAGTGGTTCCTGAAAGCCGCCAACTACAAGGGCGGCTCCAGCTTTGACAAGTTCATCGAGTTCATCCGCAACGACTCCCTGGCCACCTTCACCGAAGAGGAAAAAACCCTCCATGCCGAACTCATCGCCAAAAAGCCCGAGCGCAAATCCGCCATCGAAAACGTCGGCGCCATGCTCGCCGGCCGCACCCCCACCATGTGGACGCTGGAAGAGCTGAGCGCCGCTGCCAAAACCGGCCTCAAAAACCGCGACTTCGATACCGGCCGCAAGATGTTCGGTGCCGCCGCCTGCTACGCCTGCCATCGTTTCGGCAATGCCGGCGGCATGAACGGCCCCGACCTCACCGGAGCCGGTGGCCGCTACAGCCCGCATGACCTGCTGGACCAGATCATCAACCCCAGCAAAGAGATCAACGAGCAGTTCGCCCCCATCGTCGTCACCCTCAACAGCGGTGAAGTCCACATCGGCGTCGTCGTCAACCTCAGCGGCGACAACGTCACCCTCAACACCGACCTTAGCGACCCCAACCAGCGCGTCGGCATTGACCGCAAAGAAGTCAAAAGCATCGAGACCAGCAAAGTCTCCCCCATGCCCCCCATGCTCCTCGCCATGCTGAAAAAGGAAGAGATCCTCGACCTCCTCGCCTACATCCTCAGCGGTGGCGACAAGACGAACGCCATGTTTAAAGTTCAGTAG
- a CDS encoding N-acetylmuramoyl-L-alanine amidase produces the protein MLFLLLLALPATAQALTFSTVILDAGHGGHDGGAAWYGLVEKRLCLDVAQRVERLLKAKGLKVVMTRRTDTFVSLDDRAWIANRNSRSVFVSIHFNANRTTSIHGMEGYYRSSNGKILAGSILRSMDRRVTGKYRGLISRNFKVLRSTKMPAAVIECGYISNRTEANRCATPSHRQAIAEGIAAGILAVRG, from the coding sequence ATGCTTTTCCTCCTGCTGCTGGCGCTGCCCGCCACAGCCCAGGCGCTGACCTTTAGTACCGTGATCCTGGATGCCGGGCATGGTGGACACGATGGCGGCGCGGCCTGGTATGGACTGGTGGAGAAGCGTCTGTGCCTGGATGTGGCCCAGCGCGTGGAGCGTCTGCTGAAGGCCAAAGGGTTGAAAGTCGTGATGACGCGGCGCACGGATACTTTTGTCTCTCTGGATGACCGGGCCTGGATCGCCAACCGCAATTCGCGCTCCGTCTTTGTCAGCATCCACTTCAATGCCAACCGCACCACCAGCATTCATGGCATGGAGGGATACTATCGCAGCAGCAATGGCAAGATCCTGGCGGGAAGCATCCTGCGCTCTATGGACCGGCGGGTCACGGGTAAATACCGGGGCCTCATCAGCCGCAATTTCAAGGTCCTGCGCTCCACCAAAATGCCTGCCGCGGTGATCGAATGCGGTTACATCAGCAACCGCACGGAGGCCAACCGCTGCGCGACTCCCTCACATCGGCAGGCCATTGCGGAAGGTATCGCTGCGGGTATCCTGGCGGTGCGAGGATGA